From the genome of Streptomyces sp. NBC_00523:
GCCGCCCAGATTCGGGAGCCACCGGTAGGCGATGCCGGGCGGCAGGGAGTCGATGATGTTCCGCTGGTTCCACTGCGGAAGCTTCCGGGACGACGGGTACGAGCGCACGTCGGCCAGCAGCGTGACGTCGTTCCGGCGCAGCAGCTCCACCAGTTCACCGAACTCCCTGGTCGAGTGGCCGATCGTGCAGATCCGGTGCACCGTACCGCCCCGTCAGGTCCTTTTCAGTGCGCTGCCTTTGTGCATGGCGAGGTGGCCGGTCTTGTCGCTCTTGATCTCGTACTGCGGTTCGTCCTTGCTGCAGTGCCGGGTGCGGCCCTTGAACTCGACGTCGCTCGTGTGTTTCTCCGTGATGACGCCTTCGACGTGACCGGCTTCGGAGTTCCATCGCACGTGGTCCCCGACAGCGAAATCCTTCATGGTTCCTGGGTACGCTCCTTTCGGTGGGCACGCCACCGGGCGGGGATCAGGAACGTGGAAGCGGGTCGATCATGTGCACCGCCGAGGACTACCCCGTACGGGCCGCCGCCCGCTCCCGGACGCTGGCGGAGCTCGACGGGCGGCTGGTCACGTGCCGCGCGTGTCCCCGGCTCGTGGAGTGGCGCGATGAGACCGCCCGTGTCAAGCGCCCCGCGTTCCGCGACTGGGAGTACTGGGCGCGTCCCGTGCCCGGCTTCGGCCCCCCGGACGCCTCCCTGGCCGTCACGGGGCTGGCGCCCGCCGCGCACGGCGGGAACCGGACCGGCAGGATGTTCACCGGCGACCGGGCCGGTGACCTGCTGTACGCCACGCTGTACGAGCTGGGGCTGGCCTCCCGGTCCACGGTGACGGACCTGGCCGACGGGCTCGAACTGTACGGGGTCCGGGTGACGTCCCCCGTGCACTGCGCGCCGCCCGCCAACCGCCCCACGCCGGGGGAACGGGACACGTGCCGGCCGTGGCTGGCCCGCGAGCTCCGGTTGCTGCGGCCCACGGTGCGGTCGGTCGTCGTGCTCGGCGGCTTCGGCTGGCAGGCGACCCTGGCCGCACTGGAACGGGCCGGGTGGCGGATCCCCCGGCCCCGGCCGGTGTTCGGCCACGGCGCCCGTACGGTGCTGGAACCGGCCGACGGGGCGGACGGCCCGCTGACGGTGTTCGGCTGCTACCACGTCAGCCAGCGCAACGTCTTCACCGGCCGGCTCACCCCGACGATGCTCCGCGAGGTGCTGGCCGAGGCGGCGGAGACGGCGGGGCTGCCGGTGGTCCGGCCGGATCCGGAGTGACCGGGCGACAGGAATTTTTGCCAGTTCATCAGATTGGGATCACAGAAAATCGAGCAGGCGCCCGTTATGGGCACACTTTCTCGCACCACGACCAGTCGTACGCTCCGCCGCCGCCTCCTCGTGCCCGTCGCGATGATGTCGTTCGCCCTCGTCGCGGCGGGCTGCAACGACGACGGCTCCGGGTCGGAAGGCGCGGCCTCGCCCGCGGCCCACGTCGGGACGACGGGCCCCGCGCAGACCTCGCCGGAGTCGTCCGACCCGGCCTCCTCGCCCCCGGAGACCGCACCGTCCTCCCCCGCCGCGCCCAGCGATTCCGGCGCGTCGTCCGGGGCCGACGCCGCCGGTCCCGGCCGGTGCACGGCCGACGACCTGGGCATGAGCGTGAAGCAGGGCGACGGGGGCGCCGGGCAGGTCTACTACGAGCTCACGTTCGTCAACAAGTCCGGGAACTCCTGCACCCTGAACGGCTTCCCCGGCGTGTCCCTGATCCAGCGTGACGGCCAGGTCATCGGCGCCCCGGCCAAGCGCGACGGCGCCTCGCACGGGGCGACGGTGCTGGCCGCCGGCAAGACGGCGCACGCCGTGCTGCACACGCTGAACCAGGGCATCGCGGACGGCGGCTGCTGGAAGCAGGGCGCCTACCTGCGCGTGTACCCGCCGGGCTCCAAGGAGGCGCTGACCCTGCGCGACCCGCAGATCCGCGTCTGCGGCGACCGCTTCACGACCACGTCGGTCGAGCGCTGACAGCCCGGCCCGGCGGCCGCAGCCGTCAGGCCGGGATGTCGTCCACCGTGGGGGCGACCGGCGCGAACAGGTCGCCTATGGCGGTGAGCGCGGCGGTCTTGAGCGCGCTCGCCGCCACCACCGTGCCGTCGGGCGCGGGCAGGCTGCGGGTGGCCGTGGCCTCCGCGACGACAGCGGGCCGGTAGCCCAGGTTGAACGCGCCCTGCGCGGTGTGCGTGACGCACATGTGCGCCATGAACCCGGCGAGCACCAGGTCCTTGCCGCTGCCCGGCTCGGCCCCCAGGGCGGTGAGGGTCTTCTCCAGCTCCGTGCGGTGGAAGGAGTTCGGGAACTGCTTCACGACCACCGCCTCGCCCTCCCGGGGCGTCACCTCGTCGCTGAGGGCGCCGATCTGCTCGCGGATGTCGTACGGGGAGCCCTCGCCGCCGTCGTGGATGACATGGATCACCGGCGTGCCGGCGGCCCTGGCCCGGTCCAGGAGCCGGGCGCAGGCCGCGACGGCCTCCTCGGCGCCCTCCAGGGCCATCACGCCGGTGCGGTAGGTGTTCTGGACGTCGATGAGGATCAGCACGGATTCGCTCAGCCGGGGCAGCCGGGAGTCCAGGCCGGAAACCTCGCGGAGGGTCGCGGAGGGCTGGTTCGTGGTCATGGTGGTGCCTTTCTCGGGGTGATGGGCAGGGTTTGCGGGCATGGCGAAGCCGTACGCCGTGCCAGGTAAGAGGTATGGGGCGGAGCCGTCAGGCCGCGTGGGTGCGGAAGCGGCGGCGGTAGGCGGCCGGTGTGGTCGCGATCTGCCGCCGGAACACCCGGTGCAGAGTCTCCGCCGACCCGAGTCCGGCGGCGGATGCCACCCGGTCCAGCGGGTCGTCGGTCGTCTCCAGGAGCCGGCGGGCCGCCTCGACGCGGGCGGACTCCACATAGGCGGCCGGGGAGACTCCGGTCTCCTGTTTGAAGACCCGGGCGAAGTGGCGCTCGCTCAGACACATCCGCGCCGCGAGCACGGGGGCGGACAGATCCTCGTCGAGGTGGTCCGCGATCCACAGCCGCAGCGCGTCGATCTCGCGCCGGGAGGCGGCCGGTCTGCTCAGGGGCACGGAGAACTGGCTCTGTCCGCCCTGCCGCTTGAGGTACATCACCAGCTGGCGTGCCACGGCGAGCGCGGCGTCCTCGCCCAGGTCCTCGGCCACCAGGGCGAGCGCGAGGTCCAGGCAGGCGCTGATGCCGGCGCCGGTCCACACCCGGCCCCGGTCGGCGCGTACGAAGATCGGATCCGCGTCCACCGTGACCTCCGGGTGCGCGGCGGCGAGCTGGGCGGCGGTCGACCAGTGCGTGGTCGCCGTCCTGCCGTCCAGGAGCCCGGCGGCGGCCAGCAGATGCGCGCCGACGCACACGGACGCCACCCGGCGGGCGTGCGGGGCGGTCTCCCGCACCCAGCTCACGATGTCCGCGTCGACCCGGGCGACGGGCCCGTCCTCGGTCACGTCGACCGCGCCGGGCACCAGCAGGGTGTCGACCTCCCGGCCCACCTCGCCGAAGGTGAGGTCGGTCAGCAGCCGCACCCCCGCCGAGGTCCGGACCTCGCCCGCCTCGGGCCCGGCGAGCCGGACCTCGTAGCGGTCGCGGCCGCCGGAGACCCGGTTGGCCAGGGCGAAGACCTCGGCGGGGCCGGAGACGTCGAGGAGATCGACGCCGGGGAAGACCGCGATGACGACGCGGTGTGCGGTGGACATGACTCCATCCTGGCCAACCGGACGGGTGGCCGCAATGACGGTTCCCTGTCACATTCGGACACCAGTGGGGCGGCCGGGTCCCGCGTCCGAGATGCGGGCGCCGGGGCG
Proteins encoded in this window:
- a CDS encoding DUF2945 domain-containing protein — its product is MKDFAVGDHVRWNSEAGHVEGVITEKHTSDVEFKGRTRHCSKDEPQYEIKSDKTGHLAMHKGSALKRT
- a CDS encoding uracil-DNA glycosylase, with amino-acid sequence MCTAEDYPVRAAARSRTLAELDGRLVTCRACPRLVEWRDETARVKRPAFRDWEYWARPVPGFGPPDASLAVTGLAPAAHGGNRTGRMFTGDRAGDLLYATLYELGLASRSTVTDLADGLELYGVRVTSPVHCAPPANRPTPGERDTCRPWLARELRLLRPTVRSVVVLGGFGWQATLAALERAGWRIPRPRPVFGHGARTVLEPADGADGPLTVFGCYHVSQRNVFTGRLTPTMLREVLAEAAETAGLPVVRPDPE
- a CDS encoding DUF4232 domain-containing protein, with protein sequence MGTLSRTTTSRTLRRRLLVPVAMMSFALVAAGCNDDGSGSEGAASPAAHVGTTGPAQTSPESSDPASSPPETAPSSPAAPSDSGASSGADAAGPGRCTADDLGMSVKQGDGGAGQVYYELTFVNKSGNSCTLNGFPGVSLIQRDGQVIGAPAKRDGASHGATVLAAGKTAHAVLHTLNQGIADGGCWKQGAYLRVYPPGSKEALTLRDPQIRVCGDRFTTTSVER
- a CDS encoding cysteine hydrolase family protein → MTTNQPSATLREVSGLDSRLPRLSESVLILIDVQNTYRTGVMALEGAEEAVAACARLLDRARAAGTPVIHVIHDGGEGSPYDIREQIGALSDEVTPREGEAVVVKQFPNSFHRTELEKTLTALGAEPGSGKDLVLAGFMAHMCVTHTAQGAFNLGYRPAVVAEATATRSLPAPDGTVVAASALKTAALTAIGDLFAPVAPTVDDIPA
- a CDS encoding GlxA family transcriptional regulator — its product is MSTAHRVVIAVFPGVDLLDVSGPAEVFALANRVSGGRDRYEVRLAGPEAGEVRTSAGVRLLTDLTFGEVGREVDTLLVPGAVDVTEDGPVARVDADIVSWVRETAPHARRVASVCVGAHLLAAAGLLDGRTATTHWSTAAQLAAAHPEVTVDADPIFVRADRGRVWTGAGISACLDLALALVAEDLGEDAALAVARQLVMYLKRQGGQSQFSVPLSRPAASRREIDALRLWIADHLDEDLSAPVLAARMCLSERHFARVFKQETGVSPAAYVESARVEAARRLLETTDDPLDRVASAAGLGSAETLHRVFRRQIATTPAAYRRRFRTHAA